The segment TCAGCTGTAAACCCCTTTACCTCATAGATAAGTGCGAGCTCTTCCTCTTCAACTTCAGGCATTAATTGCAGTTCGTGGCGCTCCATCTCAATCTGGTGAGCATGGACCTCAGCCGCACTCTTGGCAGCCAGGTAACCACTCGCGCCCATCGAGAGTGCATCCGCAATGGAGCCAGCAATACCGGTGATAATCACCACGGTCGGGCTAACGCCCGCACCGATCACGCCAGCAACAAGACCGAAATTCGCGGTCAGCCCATCGTTAAATCCGTAAACAACACTTCGGAGATACCCACCGCCTCCACCAGCGTGCCACGGCTCGCCCTCCCTTCCCAGTAAGCCGGATAGTTCTCGCGCATGCTCGGCCGACTCGGTCGCAATCTCGAACGCTGCATCGTGTACCGGTGAGTCCCCAGCCCCGTGGGCCAGCCTAAGATAAGCAGTAACTTCGCGCCCTTCCTCGGCCAGAAGTAGCGGCAAGACCATGTCTGCCCCAAACCGCCGGGCCATCCACGCGAGCATCCGCGCTCGCCAGGAGAGTCGATACTGTGGAATCGGTTG is part of the Vicinamibacterales bacterium genome and harbors:
- a CDS encoding VIT1/CCC1 transporter family protein, which codes for MTADPSWVEHYCDERDAAFLYRALAAVEPDESRRTLFDRLAKVEDRHVQRWEALFAEHAQPIPQYRLSWRARMLAWMARRFGADMVLPLLLAEEGREVTAYLRLAHGAGDSPVHDAAFEIATESAEHARELSGLLGREGEPWHAGGGGGYLRSVVYGFNDGLTANFGLVAGVIGAGVSPTVVIITGIAGSIADALSMGASGYLAAKSAAEVHAHQIEMERHELQLMPEVEEEELALIYEVKGFTAEKAKETAKIMMRDPVKALEVKVREELELTEAELTPAIDGWVTGSATAVGALIPIAPFLLLDADAAIWVSLFVSMSAHFAIGAARSLFTGRSVWASGRDMFVVGFGVAAVGYLIGEAITRIL